In one Dehalogenimonas formicexedens genomic region, the following are encoded:
- the radC gene encoding RadC family protein, which produces MSDDTKSQVEGHRGRLRERFNKGGLTALADYEVVELLLTLGEPRRDCKPAAKEALKRFKTLRGVLEASREELQQVPGIGPNNSIAIRLICDVARELLKEKVADQPIVGTPEQVKDYLNASMGGLKKEEFRVIYLDAQNRVLEVAEMFHGTVNASAVWVREVIEEALKRQAAAMIFVHNHPSGSITPSQQDRAITRDLVLAAEAVGIRALDHIIVGGDKHFSLASEGLMDKYVAEFQSLRGRK; this is translated from the coding sequence ATGAGCGACGATACGAAAAGCCAGGTCGAGGGCCATCGCGGGCGGCTGAGGGAGCGCTTCAATAAGGGCGGCCTGACCGCCCTGGCCGACTACGAGGTCGTCGAATTACTGTTGACACTTGGCGAACCCCGCCGGGACTGCAAACCCGCCGCCAAGGAGGCTTTGAAACGCTTCAAAACCCTCCGCGGCGTTTTGGAAGCCTCGCGGGAAGAACTTCAGCAAGTTCCTGGCATCGGACCGAACAACTCCATCGCCATCCGGCTGATCTGTGATGTGGCAAGAGAACTGCTGAAAGAGAAGGTCGCCGACCAGCCAATCGTCGGCACCCCGGAGCAGGTCAAGGATTACCTTAATGCCTCGATGGGCGGACTTAAGAAAGAGGAATTCAGGGTTATCTACCTCGACGCCCAGAACCGAGTCCTCGAAGTTGCCGAGATGTTCCATGGCACGGTCAATGCCTCAGCGGTGTGGGTAAGGGAAGTCATCGAAGAAGCATTAAAACGCCAGGCGGCAGCGATGATCTTCGTTCACAATCATCCTTCCGGTTCAATAACACCCAGCCAGCAGGACCGGGCCATTACCCGAGACCTGGTGTTAGCCGCCGAAGCGGTGGGAATCCGGGCTCTCGATCATATAATCGTCGGCGGCGACAAGCACTTCAGCCTGGCATCGGAAGGGCTGATGGACAAATACGTGGCGGAGTTCCAGAGTTTGAGAGGCCGAAA
- a CDS encoding DNA polymerase III subunit alpha, which yields MFTHLHVHTEFSLLDGMCRIKDIVSRAKDLGMTALAITDHGNMYGSLKFYKECKAQGIKPIIGCEVYVAPGSRLDKAAADKNHRHLVLLAKNKTGYQNLLQLVSIANTEGYYYKPRVDKEILAKYHDGLIALSACPSGEVPRLILENRLDDARKSAIWYRDNFNGEFYFEIQRHPMPEFDRINAALVRLSKELNIPLVATGDVHYPRKEDATIHDLLLCIGTQTTVQDTSRMKMQADSFYLKTEAEMAELYRDLPEALANTNKIADACDLTLEFGRLHLPQIERPEGMTSFQYLTDLCQKALPNYYKNPSEAVKDRLAYELDVIDKTQFADYFLVVWDIIRFVKERGIYYGVRGSAAASIVLRCLGITEVDPLEYSLVFERFLNIERKEMPDIDMDFQDDRREEVIEYVSGKYGIDHVAQIITFGTLGARAAIRDVGRALGMNLPDVDRVARLVPFGPHMTLETALETNAELREAVANDGTVQRLVSTAQQVSGLSRHASTHAAGVVISKETLMLHSPLQRLNRDSAAGGKVELVMTQYTMEDIALIGLLKMDFLGLANLTILSRAQDIIRERTGVPLDVHKIPLDDKKTFALLSAGETMGVFQLEGVGMRRYIRDLKPTHFTDIAAMVALYRPGPMEQIPRFIRSKHGEEPITYPHPALEPILRETYGVIVYQEQVLFIARAFSGFSLGQADILRKAMGKKNAEVMQKQKKNFIAGAVNNGYTEEIAEEIFGLIEPFAGYAFNKAHAVSYALIAYQTAYLKANYPVEYMAAFMATQRNDAEKVAIAAAEVRRLGIELLPPDINASEVNFTIEENDKGSAIRFGLATVKNVGEQAVAPLVEERHMNGPYRSIEDFCRRADASALNRRVLESLVKAGAFDSLGDRGTLLHNVGRLLDYAARELRIRQSGQGTLFDLFGGVAEVPSAPLELETMSVPQKEQLGWEKELLGVYVSAHPFCQFVPSIGKDTTALCGEISEELDGQLVTVAGMVASSRTSQTRDGNTFATVELEDLNGRTEVVAWPRLYNQTKEFWQEGKILLVEGKVSFRGDRGSIHADAVQIYQPNIETEIVEAGQVVRVKPPNPKFQKQSRADFPARPTAVPKPLAKTSPAPESLVETSTSPAMQTKVKERETPHEMSRRMFINLTQTDNVETDLVLFNRLMEVIAAYPGPDGLSLQIACPDKMYHLRLPQVKISCNDALMEEVESILGKGCARFENNGH from the coding sequence ATGTTTACACACCTCCACGTTCATACAGAATTCAGCCTACTTGACGGCATGTGCCGCATCAAGGACATCGTGTCCCGGGCTAAAGACCTGGGCATGACCGCGCTTGCCATCACCGACCATGGCAACATGTACGGCTCCCTCAAGTTCTACAAAGAATGCAAGGCGCAGGGCATTAAACCCATCATCGGCTGCGAGGTCTATGTTGCGCCGGGCTCGCGCCTCGATAAGGCCGCTGCTGATAAGAACCATCGCCACCTGGTGCTCTTGGCCAAGAACAAGACCGGCTACCAGAACCTTTTACAGCTGGTATCCATCGCCAACACCGAGGGCTACTATTACAAGCCACGCGTCGATAAAGAGATATTGGCGAAGTACCACGACGGACTCATCGCATTATCCGCCTGCCCCTCCGGCGAAGTGCCGCGCCTTATCCTTGAAAACCGTCTCGACGACGCGAGGAAATCGGCGATATGGTACCGCGACAATTTCAACGGTGAGTTTTACTTTGAGATCCAGCGCCATCCGATGCCGGAATTCGACCGGATCAATGCCGCTCTTGTCCGGCTATCGAAGGAGTTGAATATCCCGCTGGTTGCTACTGGTGATGTGCACTATCCCCGCAAGGAAGATGCTACCATCCATGATCTGCTCCTCTGCATAGGCACACAGACGACAGTCCAGGACACTTCGCGGATGAAGATGCAAGCGGATTCTTTCTACCTGAAAACTGAAGCCGAGATGGCTGAGCTTTACCGAGACCTGCCTGAAGCCCTTGCTAACACCAACAAGATTGCCGATGCTTGCGACCTGACTTTGGAGTTCGGGCGTCTACACCTGCCTCAGATTGAACGGCCCGAAGGCATGACATCCTTCCAGTACTTGACCGACCTGTGTCAAAAAGCCTTGCCGAACTATTACAAAAATCCATCTGAAGCGGTTAAAGACCGGCTGGCTTACGAACTTGATGTCATCGATAAGACGCAATTCGCCGACTACTTCCTGGTCGTTTGGGACATCATCCGTTTCGTCAAGGAGCGCGGTATTTATTATGGTGTCCGCGGCTCTGCCGCTGCCTCAATCGTTTTGCGCTGCCTGGGTATTACCGAGGTAGATCCGCTGGAGTATTCATTGGTATTCGAGCGCTTCCTGAATATCGAACGCAAGGAAATGCCCGATATCGACATGGACTTCCAGGATGACCGCAGGGAAGAAGTCATCGAATACGTCTCTGGAAAATACGGCATCGACCATGTCGCCCAGATAATAACCTTCGGCACTCTCGGTGCTCGAGCCGCTATCCGCGATGTCGGACGAGCACTTGGAATGAACCTTCCGGATGTCGATCGAGTTGCGCGGCTCGTGCCTTTTGGTCCCCATATGACCCTCGAGACAGCCCTTGAAACTAATGCCGAACTTCGAGAAGCGGTGGCCAATGACGGGACCGTGCAGCGATTGGTCTCTACCGCCCAACAGGTTTCGGGATTATCACGCCACGCCAGTACCCATGCCGCCGGAGTTGTCATATCGAAAGAAACCCTGATGCTGCATTCACCCTTGCAGCGATTGAACCGAGACAGCGCCGCGGGCGGTAAGGTGGAGCTGGTGATGACCCAGTACACCATGGAAGATATCGCGCTCATCGGTTTGCTCAAGATGGATTTCCTGGGTTTGGCTAACCTGACCATTTTATCGAGGGCGCAGGACATCATCCGGGAGCGCACAGGTGTACCGCTGGACGTCCACAAGATCCCGCTCGACGACAAGAAGACCTTCGCCTTGCTTTCGGCCGGCGAAACAATGGGGGTGTTCCAGCTTGAAGGCGTAGGCATGCGGCGCTACATCAGAGATTTGAAGCCGACCCATTTTACCGATATCGCCGCCATGGTCGCCCTCTACCGCCCGGGCCCAATGGAGCAGATTCCCAGGTTCATCCGGAGCAAGCATGGAGAGGAACCGATCACTTACCCTCATCCTGCCCTTGAGCCGATCCTCCGCGAGACTTATGGCGTCATCGTCTACCAGGAGCAGGTGCTTTTCATTGCTCGCGCCTTCTCCGGTTTCTCCTTAGGCCAGGCCGACATCCTCCGGAAAGCGATGGGCAAGAAAAACGCCGAAGTGATGCAGAAACAAAAGAAAAACTTCATCGCTGGCGCTGTAAACAATGGCTACACAGAAGAGATTGCGGAAGAGATTTTCGGCCTCATCGAGCCCTTCGCGGGTTATGCTTTCAATAAAGCTCATGCCGTGTCTTACGCACTTATCGCTTATCAAACCGCCTACCTCAAGGCCAATTACCCAGTGGAGTACATGGCCGCATTTATGGCAACCCAGCGCAACGATGCCGAGAAAGTGGCGATTGCTGCTGCGGAAGTCCGCCGCCTCGGCATCGAATTGCTGCCTCCCGACATCAATGCCTCCGAGGTTAATTTCACCATTGAGGAGAATGACAAAGGTTCGGCCATTCGATTCGGGTTGGCGACGGTTAAAAACGTTGGTGAGCAGGCTGTGGCGCCGCTGGTCGAAGAGCGGCATATGAATGGACCGTACCGTTCGATCGAGGATTTCTGCCGACGCGCTGATGCCTCGGCTCTGAACCGCCGAGTGCTAGAAAGCCTGGTAAAAGCAGGAGCTTTCGATTCGTTGGGTGATCGGGGCACACTATTGCATAATGTTGGCCGGCTGCTTGATTATGCCGCCAGGGAACTCCGCATACGTCAATCTGGACAGGGAACATTGTTCGACCTCTTCGGCGGGGTCGCCGAAGTCCCCTCAGCCCCGCTCGAGCTAGAAACGATGTCCGTGCCACAGAAAGAACAACTGGGCTGGGAAAAAGAACTACTCGGGGTTTATGTCTCGGCGCACCCCTTCTGCCAGTTTGTTCCCAGCATTGGTAAGGATACCACGGCTCTTTGCGGAGAGATTTCAGAGGAACTCGACGGCCAACTGGTTACCGTAGCCGGCATGGTAGCATCATCGCGGACATCACAGACCCGCGATGGCAATACCTTCGCGACCGTTGAACTCGAAGATTTGAACGGTCGCACCGAGGTGGTTGCCTGGCCAAGACTTTACAATCAAACCAAGGAATTCTGGCAGGAGGGCAAAATCCTGCTGGTCGAAGGGAAAGTTTCTTTTCGGGGCGACCGTGGGTCAATCCACGCCGATGCTGTGCAAATTTACCAACCGAACATTGAAACCGAGATTGTGGAAGCCGGGCAGGTGGTCAGGGTTAAACCGCCAAATCCCAAATTTCAAAAACAAAGCCGAGCGGATTTTCCGGCAAGGCCGACAGCAGTTCCAAAGCCGCTGGCAAAAACTTCACCAGCTCCCGAATCCCTAGTAGAGACTTCTACGTCGCCTGCCATGCAAACCAAAGTTAAAGAAAGGGAAACGCCACACGAAATGTCCCGCCGCATGTTCATCAACCTGACTCAAACCGATAACGTGGAAACCGACCTTGTGCTTTTCAATCGCCTCATGGAAGTTATTGCAGCCTACCCGGGGCCGGACGGCTTAAGTCTTCAGATTGCCTGTCCTGACAAGATGTACCACTTGCGCCTGCCGCAGGTTAAAATATCCTGTAACGACGCTCTGATGGAAGAGGTTGAATCGATACTAGGAAAAGGGTGTGCCAGATTCGAAAACAACGGGCATTGA
- a CDS encoding TIGR01906 family membrane protein yields MKIIRWAVTVIIPLLIVSGVVAFAFNFLPLYEYGFHRYDVTQTTGLSDSELTKAARGLVSYFNSDEEFINITVQKNGSPFRLFNEREILHLKDVKSLVTLDYNIFIVTMLCGAAVTGFIVFRKRPRLLTAPAFWGGAITLAGLILVTAVAASNFDAFFTRFHQLSFANDFWLLDPSKDYLIMLFPAGFWQDASIFIAGLIGLIAAGLTLFTWRNLKING; encoded by the coding sequence ATGAAAATTATTAGATGGGCTGTTACCGTTATCATCCCGCTTTTGATAGTAAGCGGTGTTGTTGCCTTTGCCTTTAATTTCTTGCCTCTATACGAATACGGTTTTCATCGATATGACGTGACGCAAACGACCGGCCTGTCAGACAGCGAGCTGACGAAAGCCGCTCGCGGGCTCGTCAGCTATTTCAATTCAGATGAAGAATTCATCAATATTACGGTTCAAAAGAACGGCAGTCCGTTCCGACTGTTCAACGAACGTGAGATTTTGCACCTCAAGGATGTTAAAAGCCTGGTCACACTCGATTACAACATTTTTATTGTTACTATGCTCTGTGGAGCGGCTGTCACCGGCTTCATTGTGTTTCGAAAGAGGCCGAGACTGTTAACCGCGCCGGCATTTTGGGGAGGAGCGATTACATTGGCAGGGCTGATCCTGGTGACCGCTGTCGCCGCTTCCAATTTCGACGCATTTTTTACCCGATTTCATCAGCTTAGTTTTGCCAACGATTTCTGGCTGCTCGACCCTTCCAAAGACTATCTGATCATGCTCTTTCCGGCCGGATTCTGGCAGGACGCTTCGATCTTCATCGCCGGGCTGATCGGTCTGATTGCCGCCGGATTGACCTTATTCACCTGGCGGAATCTCAAAATAAACGGTTAA
- a CDS encoding putative signal transducing protein, protein MPDSKTTGIEWVSAGLAPNEFTATLWRDILSDAGIDAYLKPIDAATFLIAAAILPVNVMVPKERLEEAKSILADVKIVDQASEPSSSDEAGSGE, encoded by the coding sequence GTGCCAGATTCGAAAACAACGGGCATTGAATGGGTGAGCGCGGGACTGGCGCCCAACGAGTTTACCGCTACCTTATGGCGGGATATCCTCTCCGACGCCGGTATCGACGCTTATCTCAAGCCGATCGATGCTGCCACTTTTCTGATCGCCGCGGCGATACTGCCGGTGAACGTCATGGTTCCGAAGGAACGTTTGGAAGAGGCGAAATCTATCCTGGCCGACGTCAAAATTGTCGACCAGGCATCAGAACCCTCAAGCAGTGACGAGGCCGGATCCGGAGAGTAA